The Leptospira venezuelensis genome contains a region encoding:
- a CDS encoding LIC_11026 family protein, with amino-acid sequence MASEFLQYLKKKKLRLGIIAGVFLFYHLLFNSITGQILFDKIASSVFAGKFEANVRSFSPFYGFRFTDVKLYPTTDWGQKPVMTAKELGISYNLPVIIFGRLKISKISIHGLELDLKQKGNLWNISSVLPPSKKEEAPAEKSEPLTEIRTYFPVSAFLELDLKDINVRVNSENGSKSYSAGLEGLELGFLLDTNRFTRIPFDLKVLDLIDEFKVKLNPENQIKLRFQDSSGGLDHPFRCTLIWERVEGSKSGFHSKLDLGSEKIPIRIANRVSAPFGFSLKYDLDVSPEKKELLLRNLEWKVGEDTWLEGSGKISDFAADSGNVNLAIQKSRIRLTPLSDFLHSLGFNSFSMSGEASLAPILAEGGWNNLRVLGEVRGNSLDFKVGKKRHSIPVFNMDWDIRIDPQSEKDPGSKIPLPWMRSFSFKNLKVIYNEILLEGNLNYSQAEGPNLNLKLDNFGLGDYLTGYSGKFSAELTAFGKDFSGLDTGLKLRARGFRFPLGRGNSGNINLEGGLKALFLFPKKAWGLEEILVSNLNLQAFSPEGNSAAKLNTGGRIGLGEPFVLDLKKAGLDLDLEHLVPLLPLSLRETLIPVRNQVGKKIGLDGDFYYSLGKQGQNIQGSLGVDLPGMNLRDGKLSLDLKMIGSPSSKIKIDKLELTAFSKKLYLGLSGELARASKNGPLPSMGDYIPSLNGELKLLSPKESGLIRGLFFQGEAGAKFNWYGSIVQGNLISKNSNILVQSGVCPGYDCKLYRIDGWNADVPFAHDLSVKETKNLIEGNKRKFVMNYGRTPAPNFTIRQIIGNHPSLKGTPFEYSRPKADVPGLSANLEYSENYLRMDYLKVYTLDGEIWGKDMIVNVGSGDPEKMEYSVSLRVKDIDLKQLLPAKTQPKIDDGKVKADLNLWGRNLGDPVPNLNLFFSIYQIGNDFGKSAINIFAPSNILTDFIYGSYAVDKIELELSKGLVYAVILFKRSILGTIIQLENNQVSQQRMPLANFLKRAQNEIETFNQ; translated from the coding sequence ATGGATTCAGATTCACTGATGTAAAATTATATCCCACAACCGACTGGGGTCAAAAGCCTGTAATGACCGCTAAAGAGCTGGGGATCTCCTATAATCTTCCAGTTATCATCTTCGGTAGATTGAAAATTTCTAAAATTTCCATCCACGGATTGGAGTTGGACCTTAAGCAAAAAGGAAACCTTTGGAATATCTCCTCCGTTCTTCCTCCTAGCAAAAAAGAAGAAGCCCCCGCCGAAAAATCAGAACCTCTTACTGAGATCAGGACTTATTTCCCAGTCAGCGCATTCTTAGAATTAGATCTGAAAGACATCAATGTTCGAGTAAATTCAGAAAACGGATCCAAATCGTACTCCGCCGGGTTAGAAGGGTTGGAGCTTGGATTTCTTTTGGATACGAATCGTTTTACTCGGATTCCATTTGATCTGAAAGTTTTAGATCTGATAGATGAGTTCAAAGTAAAATTGAATCCGGAGAATCAGATCAAACTTAGATTCCAAGATTCTTCCGGAGGACTGGATCATCCGTTTAGATGTACATTAATTTGGGAAAGGGTAGAAGGTTCCAAATCCGGGTTCCATTCCAAGCTCGATCTTGGCTCAGAAAAAATACCGATCCGAATTGCAAATAGAGTCAGCGCACCTTTCGGCTTTTCTTTAAAATACGATTTAGATGTTTCTCCGGAGAAGAAGGAACTACTACTTAGAAATTTAGAATGGAAAGTTGGAGAAGACACCTGGTTAGAAGGTAGCGGAAAAATTTCAGACTTTGCCGCAGATTCAGGAAACGTAAATCTTGCGATTCAAAAGTCGCGTATACGCCTCACACCTTTATCAGATTTTTTGCATAGTCTTGGATTCAACTCCTTCTCCATGAGTGGAGAAGCAAGTCTTGCTCCCATTTTGGCGGAAGGTGGCTGGAACAATCTTAGAGTCCTAGGAGAAGTCCGCGGAAATTCACTAGATTTTAAAGTGGGGAAGAAGAGACATTCAATCCCAGTATTCAATATGGATTGGGATATTCGGATCGATCCACAGAGTGAAAAAGATCCGGGATCCAAGATTCCGCTCCCTTGGATGAGATCTTTTTCATTCAAAAATTTGAAAGTAATCTATAATGAAATTCTGTTGGAGGGAAATTTAAATTATTCTCAAGCAGAAGGACCGAATCTGAATTTGAAATTAGACAATTTTGGACTTGGAGATTATCTAACTGGATACTCCGGAAAATTTTCTGCGGAGCTTACCGCCTTTGGAAAAGATTTTTCCGGGTTGGATACAGGTTTAAAATTAAGAGCAAGAGGTTTTAGATTTCCATTAGGCAGAGGGAACTCCGGAAATATAAATTTGGAGGGAGGTCTAAAAGCACTATTCCTTTTCCCTAAAAAAGCATGGGGCCTTGAGGAAATATTAGTATCTAATCTGAACCTACAAGCCTTCTCCCCTGAAGGAAACTCCGCTGCAAAATTAAATACAGGTGGAAGGATCGGACTTGGAGAACCATTCGTATTAGATCTGAAGAAAGCGGGACTCGATCTAGATTTAGAACATCTTGTCCCTCTTCTTCCTTTATCACTCCGAGAAACATTGATCCCTGTCAGAAACCAAGTAGGCAAAAAGATCGGACTGGATGGGGATTTTTATTATTCACTCGGAAAACAAGGACAGAATATCCAGGGAAGTCTTGGTGTAGATCTTCCTGGAATGAATTTACGAGATGGAAAACTTTCTTTAGATCTAAAGATGATAGGAAGTCCAAGCTCCAAGATAAAAATTGATAAACTTGAATTAACTGCATTTTCAAAAAAATTATATTTGGGACTAAGTGGAGAATTGGCCAGGGCTTCTAAAAACGGTCCTCTTCCGTCTATGGGAGATTATATTCCAAGCTTGAACGGAGAATTAAAACTTCTTTCCCCTAAAGAAAGTGGCCTTATTAGAGGATTATTTTTTCAGGGAGAGGCCGGGGCCAAATTCAACTGGTACGGAAGTATTGTTCAAGGAAATCTAATATCTAAAAATTCTAATATACTTGTGCAAAGTGGAGTTTGTCCCGGATACGATTGCAAACTGTATCGAATAGACGGGTGGAACGCAGATGTTCCTTTTGCCCATGATCTTTCTGTCAAAGAGACCAAAAATCTAATCGAAGGAAATAAAAGAAAATTCGTGATGAATTACGGTAGGACTCCCGCTCCGAATTTTACGATCCGACAGATCATAGGAAATCATCCTTCCTTAAAAGGGACTCCTTTCGAATACAGTCGGCCCAAGGCGGATGTTCCAGGGCTTTCGGCTAACTTAGAATATTCAGAAAATTATTTACGAATGGATTATCTCAAAGTATATACTCTGGATGGGGAAATTTGGGGCAAAGATATGATCGTTAACGTTGGTTCTGGAGATCCTGAAAAAATGGAGTATTCAGTTTCTCTGAGAGTCAAGGATATAGATCTAAAACAATTACTTCCTGCTAAAACTCAGCCCAAAATTGACGATGGAAAGGTAAAGGCGGATCTGAATCTTTGGGGAAGGAATCTGGGAGATCCTGTCCCAAATTTAAATTTGTTCTTTAGTATCTATCAGATCGGAAACGATTTCGGAAAAAGTGCGATCAATATTTTTGCACCTTCTAATATCCTCACTGATTTTATTTACGGAAGTTATGCAGTAGATAAGATAGAATTGGAATTGTCTAAAGGATTGGTTTACGCGGTGATCCTATTCAAACGTTCTATTTTAGGAACTATCATCCAGTTGGAGAATAACCAGGTATCCCAACAGAGAATGCCTTTGGCAAACTTTCTCAAACGTGCCCAAAACGAGATCGAAACTTTCAACCAGTAG
- a CDS encoding DUF1318 domain-containing protein: MKNILKSYIILFVSFPLFVYCPIKAPPITFTQTQTAAEKQMLGEDRNLEKDGWLIASIKTSSSGSEIWERDLIKEEFGNTSDNQFYMALRILAYLARELREYRSLGVLAEGLDGKVRWNPKIKEAGAEKIFQDQKRKSRIDDLIKLTNENRDIVIKEKLKKAFSDPNRLIAEKEKAIIKESIQTTWLRSADIGEYYEASAGNWKKKE, from the coding sequence ATGAAGAATATTCTCAAATCCTATATTATTCTTTTTGTATCCTTTCCCTTGTTTGTATATTGCCCCATAAAGGCTCCTCCTATCACGTTCACCCAGACACAAACTGCGGCGGAAAAACAAATGTTGGGAGAGGATCGAAATCTTGAAAAAGATGGCTGGCTTATAGCCTCTATCAAAACTTCTTCTTCAGGCTCCGAGATCTGGGAAAGAGATCTGATCAAGGAAGAATTTGGAAATACTTCTGATAATCAATTCTATATGGCGCTTCGTATCCTGGCTTATTTAGCGAGAGAACTGAGAGAATATAGAAGTCTTGGAGTTTTGGCCGAAGGGTTAGATGGAAAAGTCAGATGGAATCCTAAGATCAAGGAAGCGGGCGCGGAGAAAATTTTCCAAGATCAAAAACGAAAATCTCGAATAGATGATCTAATTAAGCTCACGAATGAAAATAGAGATATCGTAATTAAAGAAAAGTTAAAGAAGGCATTCTCGGATCCAAATCGTTTAATTGCTGAAAAAGAGAAGGCCATAATCAAAGAAAGTATCCAAACAACTTGGCTTCGTTCAGCGGATATAGGGGAATATTACGAGGCTTCTGCTGGTAATTGGAAAAAGAAGGAATAG